One segment of Pectinophora gossypiella unplaced genomic scaffold, ilPecGoss1.1 Pgos_68, whole genome shotgun sequence DNA contains the following:
- the LOC126381620 gene encoding uncharacterized protein LOC126381620 — protein MSEDKDAYITPPTETDSGNGALCRVSVKVPEFWPNRPDVWFAQLEAQFVLAKNTEDSTKFYHVISQLGNQYTAEVIDVISSPPATGKYDKLKSEIIKRLSASQEKKVKQLLVHEELGERKPSQFLRHLQSLAGPTVPEDFLRTIWSSRLPHNIQTIVATQTDTSLEKVAELADKIFELAPPTSSVFAASSGSNATPTVAAASTSGSNVMPPYMQEMTKQIAELTRCVAQLTAQERPQFRRSRFRGRSSSRDRSSSKPRICFYHRKFGAKANRCTTPCSYHAKNTEGSRQ, from the coding sequence ATGAGCGAAGACAAAGACGCGTATATTACACCGCCGACAGAGACGGACTCAGGAAATGGGGCCCTCTGTCGTGTCTCAGTAAAAGTTCCGGAGTTTTGGCCCAACAGACCCGACGTATGGTTCGCACAACTAGAGGCGCAATTCGTCCTCGCAAAAAATACGGAGGACTCCACGAAGTTCTACCACGTGATTTCGCAGCTTGGCAACCAGTACACCGCCGAGGTCATCGATGTCATCAGCTCACCACCTGCAACAGGAAAATACGACAAGCTTAAATCAGAAATTATAAAACGACTCTCAGCATCGCAGGAGAAAAAAGTGAAACAGCTGTTAGTTCACGAAGAGCTGGGCGAGCGAAAACCATCACAGTTTCTCCGCCATCTACAAAGCTTGGCAGGTCCTACCGTACCAGAAGACTTCCTGCGCACGATTTGGTCCAGCCGCTTACCGCATAACATTCAGACAATCGTTGCCACGCAGACCGACACTTCACTGGAAAAAGTCGCAGAACTAGCAGACAAGATCTTCGAACTAGCTCCACCAACTTCATCCGTCTTCGCCGCATCAAGTGGGAGCAACGCAACCCCTACCGTCGCAGCCGCAAGTACTAGTGGCAGTAATGTAATGCCACCCTACATGCAGGAAATGACAAAACAAATCGCGGAGCTAACCAGATGCGTCGCTCAATTGACTGCTCAAGAACGCCCACAGTTCCGTCGCTCACGATTCCGCGGCAGAAGCTCGTCTCGAGACAGATCCTCTTCCAAGCCACGCATATGCTTTTATCATCGCAAATTTGGAGCAAAAGCTAACAGATGCACCACCCCATGCAGTTACCATGCAAAAAACACCGAGGGCAGCCGGCAGTAG